In a genomic window of Roseiflexus castenholzii DSM 13941:
- a CDS encoding ABC transporter ATP-binding protein has product MARTPFDDDEILGKAYDAALVRRLGVFIAPYWRRVALATALMFGGAAVELAPPFLVKQAIDGPIAARDPAGILPLFGLYAAALLAAFGFRYGQTYIVQLVGQQVMVDIRTRIFSHIQRMSLAFFDRNPVGRLITRLTNDVDALNEFITQGTVALLGDLVRLLFIVITMLLLNWRLALISFIMFPAVMLASSIFQRIMRGVYRRVRQRIARINAFLNEQISGILVTQLFNREEQSRIRFAELSRDYLAAQLESNRTFAIFFPLINFLSVTAMALLLYFGGQAVLAGIATLGMLVAFIQYTDQAFQPIRQIAERYNTFQSAMASAERIFRVLDTPATVVDPAHPRSLPSPVRGEITFKNVWFTYDTEAAGPDGAGLTDSDDRWVLRGVSFTIPAGQAVAVVGATGAGKTSLVSLMARFYDIQRGSITLDGIDIRELRQAELRRHVSAVPQDPVCFSGSIASNIRLHDDSISDEQVRRAAEIARAAPFIERLPGGYEYEVRERGSNLSVGQRQLLAFARAIAFNPEVLLILDEATSSVDTETEALMQEALERLIHGRTSIVIAHRLSTIRHVDRILVLYKGRLVEDGSHDELLAKRGYYYRLYQLQFAEEVRG; this is encoded by the coding sequence ATGGCTCGCACACCATTCGATGATGACGAGATTTTAGGGAAAGCCTACGATGCGGCGCTGGTGCGCCGCCTGGGGGTGTTCATCGCGCCCTACTGGCGGCGAGTCGCGCTGGCGACAGCACTGATGTTCGGCGGGGCAGCCGTAGAACTTGCACCGCCATTCCTCGTCAAGCAGGCAATCGACGGTCCGATTGCGGCGCGCGATCCGGCGGGCATTCTGCCGCTCTTCGGGTTGTACGCCGCTGCGCTGCTGGCTGCTTTCGGGTTTCGTTATGGTCAGACGTATATCGTACAGTTGGTCGGGCAGCAGGTGATGGTCGATATCCGCACCCGCATCTTCAGCCATATCCAGCGCATGAGCCTGGCATTCTTCGACCGCAACCCCGTCGGGCGGCTGATCACCCGCCTGACGAACGATGTCGATGCGCTTAATGAGTTCATCACCCAGGGAACGGTGGCGCTGCTGGGCGATCTGGTGCGCCTGTTGTTCATCGTCATTACGATGCTGCTGCTGAACTGGCGGCTGGCATTGATCAGTTTCATCATGTTTCCCGCAGTCATGCTGGCATCGAGTATATTTCAGCGCATCATGCGCGGCGTCTACCGGCGCGTCCGGCAGCGCATTGCGCGCATCAACGCCTTTTTGAACGAGCAGATCAGCGGCATCCTGGTGACGCAGTTATTCAACCGCGAAGAGCAGAGCCGCATCCGATTCGCCGAACTGAGCCGCGATTATCTGGCGGCGCAACTCGAGTCGAACCGGACGTTTGCAATCTTCTTTCCGCTTATCAACTTCCTTTCGGTGACGGCGATGGCGCTGCTCCTCTACTTTGGCGGTCAGGCAGTGCTGGCGGGCATAGCGACCCTTGGCATGCTGGTGGCGTTCATTCAATACACCGATCAGGCATTTCAGCCGATCCGCCAGATCGCCGAACGTTACAACACCTTCCAGTCGGCGATGGCGTCGGCGGAGCGCATCTTCCGTGTGCTCGACACGCCTGCCACGGTGGTCGATCCAGCGCATCCACGATCATTGCCGTCGCCGGTGCGAGGTGAGATTACGTTCAAGAACGTATGGTTCACCTACGATACCGAGGCCGCCGGTCCCGACGGCGCCGGTCTGACGGACTCAGATGACCGGTGGGTGCTGCGCGGTGTGTCGTTCACCATTCCGGCCGGGCAGGCAGTAGCCGTTGTGGGAGCGACCGGCGCCGGCAAAACGTCGCTGGTGAGCCTGATGGCGCGTTTCTACGATATTCAGCGTGGATCGATCACCCTCGATGGCATCGATATTCGTGAATTGCGTCAGGCGGAGTTGCGCCGCCACGTGAGCGCCGTACCGCAGGACCCGGTGTGTTTTAGCGGATCCATTGCCTCGAATATTCGCCTGCACGACGATAGTATCAGCGATGAGCAGGTCCGGCGCGCTGCCGAGATTGCGCGCGCGGCGCCCTTCATCGAGCGGTTGCCCGGCGGCTATGAGTACGAAGTGCGCGAACGCGGCAGCAATCTGTCGGTCGGTCAACGACAATTACTGGCATTTGCCCGCGCAATTGCGTTCAACCCCGAGGTGCTCCTCATCCTCGATGAAGCGACATCGAGCGTAGACACCGAAACCGAGGCGTTGATGCAGGAAGCGCTCGAACGCCTGATCCACGGACGCACCAGCATTGTGATTGCGCACCGGCTTTCGACCATTCGCCACGTTGATCGGATACTTGTGCTTTACAAGGGACGCCTCGTGGAGGACGGCTCGCACGACGAACTGCTGGCGAAACGCGGCTATTATTACCGCCTGTATCAACTTCAATTCGCGGAAGAGGTCAGGGGTTAG
- a CDS encoding GxxExxY protein has translation MNHAPISDEEERIAKAIVDAAYAVHRALGPGLLENVYEVCFCHELAKRSLSYRRQVVVPIVYDGITFDEGLRLDVLVEEGVICELKAVEVMHPVFTAQLLTQLKLTGKRLGFLINFNVPVIKQGIKRLVL, from the coding sequence ATGAACCACGCCCCCATTTCCGACGAAGAAGAACGCATCGCCAAGGCGATTGTGGACGCTGCGTATGCCGTTCATCGTGCGCTTGGACCCGGCTTGCTGGAAAACGTCTACGAAGTCTGTTTTTGCCATGAACTGGCCAAACGGAGTTTATCCTATCGCCGGCAAGTGGTGGTGCCGATTGTCTACGACGGCATCACGTTTGATGAAGGCTTGCGACTCGATGTGCTGGTGGAGGAAGGAGTCATCTGCGAATTGAAAGCGGTGGAGGTCATGCATCCTGTGTTCACGGCTCAACTCTTGACCCAGCTCAAGTTGACCGGCAAGCGCCTTGGCTTCCTGATCAATTTTAATGTGCCGGTGATCAAGCAGGGCATCAAGCGATTAGTTCTATGA
- a CDS encoding HEAT repeat domain-containing protein, translating into MFDQHLWRQQLIDYLEVFARHPHQEVQLAGSPGVVPHLALRTLTPFMNALYDNPVDAIVTLATITHDAGANLLVSRMIRTRYPTALDIERNLRASTDLCITVERLMIELQTIPIALRNLNARRGFWLRSTIERELDAYPWSFVWIRDLLRELNGQDRIEALRRLRSRNGRYTSGDLTLIEKALSDAAAQTRAYAARLLGVMVDTPPPTLTHRLLDVALRDSDAETRFAAARTIGLLRERIITGDALAYIESHLVHDDSFFRSSAALVLGQLGEHAGKPTVVQRLCQLLCDRDAYAREAAARALGRIGPPAALPQVIEALEQTTQDDDVQVHEAATDSLALLRQYAELSVQAAA; encoded by the coding sequence ATGTTCGACCAGCATCTCTGGCGGCAACAGCTCATCGACTACCTTGAGGTTTTTGCGCGTCATCCGCATCAGGAAGTTCAACTGGCAGGCAGTCCTGGCGTTGTTCCGCACCTGGCATTGCGCACGCTGACGCCGTTCATGAATGCGCTCTATGATAATCCGGTCGATGCTATCGTTACACTGGCGACGATCACACACGATGCTGGCGCCAATCTTCTCGTCAGCAGGATGATACGCACCCGCTATCCAACGGCGCTCGATATCGAGCGCAACCTGCGCGCCAGCACCGATCTCTGCATCACGGTCGAGCGCCTGATGATCGAGTTGCAGACGATCCCGATTGCGCTGCGAAACCTCAATGCACGGCGCGGTTTCTGGCTGCGCAGCACGATTGAGCGCGAATTGGACGCATACCCCTGGTCGTTTGTGTGGATCCGTGATCTGTTGCGCGAACTAAACGGTCAGGATCGTATCGAAGCACTCCGCCGTCTGCGGTCGCGCAATGGTCGATATACGAGCGGCGATCTGACGCTAATCGAGAAGGCGCTGTCGGACGCTGCGGCACAGACACGCGCGTATGCCGCGCGTCTGCTGGGGGTCATGGTCGATACCCCGCCACCCACACTGACCCATCGTTTGCTAGACGTTGCGCTGCGCGACTCCGATGCGGAGACACGCTTTGCAGCGGCGCGCACAATCGGGCTGCTGCGTGAGCGTATCATCACCGGTGATGCGCTGGCATACATTGAGAGTCATCTCGTCCACGACGATAGTTTCTTTCGCTCATCGGCGGCACTTGTGCTGGGGCAATTGGGGGAACACGCAGGCAAGCCGACCGTCGTACAGCGTCTGTGCCAGTTGCTGTGCGACCGCGACGCTTATGCGCGCGAGGCGGCAGCGCGCGCGCTGGGACGCATCGGACCTCCCGCTGCACTGCCACAGGTTATCGAAGCGCTTGAACAAACCACGCAAGATGATGATGTGCAGGTTCACGAGGCAGCGACCGACTCACTCGCGCTGCTGCGTCAGTATGCCGAACTGAGCGTGCAGGCGGCAGCGTAG
- a CDS encoding glycogen debranching protein, which yields MSLGPTWVPAGEGYNFALFSRHATSVTLLIYGADDFVTPIYRHHLDPRRNKTHHVWHCWVPAAAIPGGRYYAYRVDGPRAPEEGHRFDSTKIVLDPYAPEVFFPPDYSREAAMRPGPNDGRAPLGVLPRREPRYDWEGDVRPHHTHDLIVYELHVRGFTARANSGVAPEERGTFIGLIRKIPYLLELGVTAVELLPVHQFDPQEGNYWGYMTLNFFAPHNGYAVHDPHREFRDMVKAMHAAGIEVWLDVVYNHTSEGDERGPAYCYRLIDNRVYYLLTPDRRQYINASGCGNTLRCADPAVRTLIVDSLTTWIQSMHVDGFRFDLASILARNEDGTINHEDPALIHEISMLAQRHGVRLIAEAWDISAYLLGRAFPGMTWRQWNGKFRDDVRAFVKGDPGKIGDLMCRLYGSDDLFPDTLADAYRPTQSVNFITSHDGFCLYDLVSYNRKHNLANGHENTDGADQNFSWNCGWEGDEHVPPEVLALRRRQARNLFTLLMLANGTPMFVAGDEFLNTQRGNNNPYNQDNEITWLDWDLLERNRDMFRFVKTLIAFRKAHPSIHRSRFWRDDVHWYGVNGPPDTSYNSHAVAYCLRGVSVGDCDLYVMINGYWKDLVFAIQEQSPGGWWRVIDTARPSPDDIREPGREVQVCQPYYVVGARSVVVLRSRTTQEMLLSLSEPRM from the coding sequence GTGTCCTTAGGTCCTACGTGGGTTCCGGCAGGTGAAGGGTATAATTTCGCCCTCTTCTCACGTCACGCCACCAGTGTCACCCTGCTGATCTATGGCGCGGACGATTTCGTGACGCCGATTTACCGCCATCATCTCGACCCGCGCCGCAACAAGACCCATCACGTCTGGCATTGCTGGGTTCCGGCCGCAGCCATTCCCGGCGGGCGCTACTACGCCTATCGTGTGGATGGTCCCCGCGCGCCGGAGGAAGGGCATCGCTTCGATTCGACGAAGATTGTGCTCGATCCATATGCGCCAGAGGTCTTCTTTCCGCCAGATTACAGCCGGGAAGCGGCGATGCGTCCGGGACCAAACGATGGACGCGCGCCGCTTGGCGTGCTGCCGCGCCGCGAGCCGCGATACGACTGGGAAGGCGATGTGCGTCCACACCATACCCACGATCTGATCGTCTATGAACTGCACGTGCGCGGTTTTACTGCGCGCGCCAATTCGGGCGTCGCACCAGAGGAGCGGGGGACGTTCATCGGGCTGATCCGCAAGATTCCGTACCTGCTGGAACTTGGGGTGACCGCCGTTGAACTTTTGCCGGTGCATCAGTTCGACCCTCAGGAAGGAAATTACTGGGGCTATATGACCCTCAATTTCTTTGCGCCCCACAATGGCTACGCCGTTCATGATCCGCACCGTGAATTTCGTGATATGGTCAAGGCCATGCACGCGGCCGGCATCGAGGTCTGGCTCGATGTGGTCTACAACCATACCAGCGAGGGGGACGAACGGGGTCCGGCATACTGTTATCGCTTGATTGATAATCGGGTCTATTACCTGCTCACGCCCGACCGTCGTCAGTATATCAATGCGAGCGGGTGCGGCAATACGTTACGCTGCGCCGATCCCGCCGTGCGCACGCTGATCGTCGATAGTCTCACTACCTGGATACAGTCCATGCACGTCGATGGGTTCCGTTTCGATCTGGCATCGATTCTGGCGCGCAACGAGGACGGGACGATCAATCACGAGGATCCGGCGCTCATTCACGAGATCAGTATGCTCGCCCAACGTCACGGGGTGCGTTTGATCGCCGAAGCGTGGGATATCAGCGCGTACCTTCTGGGACGCGCCTTCCCTGGCATGACGTGGCGCCAGTGGAATGGGAAGTTCCGCGATGATGTGCGCGCATTTGTCAAGGGTGATCCCGGCAAGATCGGCGATCTGATGTGTCGATTGTATGGCAGCGACGATCTGTTCCCCGATACGCTGGCTGATGCGTACCGCCCGACGCAGAGCGTCAATTTCATCACGTCGCACGATGGGTTTTGCCTCTACGACCTGGTTTCCTACAATCGCAAGCACAATCTGGCAAATGGTCATGAGAACACCGATGGCGCCGATCAGAACTTTAGCTGGAACTGCGGTTGGGAAGGGGACGAGCATGTGCCGCCGGAGGTGCTGGCGTTGCGGCGTCGGCAGGCGCGGAATCTCTTTACGTTGCTGATGCTGGCGAATGGTACGCCGATGTTCGTTGCCGGTGATGAGTTTCTGAATACGCAGCGCGGCAATAATAATCCGTACAATCAGGATAATGAGATTACCTGGCTCGACTGGGATTTGCTGGAGCGCAATCGTGATATGTTTCGTTTTGTCAAAACGCTGATTGCGTTCCGCAAAGCGCATCCCTCGATCCACCGCAGCCGCTTCTGGCGCGATGATGTTCACTGGTACGGCGTCAACGGTCCGCCCGACACATCGTACAACTCGCACGCCGTCGCCTACTGTCTGCGCGGCGTTTCGGTCGGTGACTGCGATCTCTATGTGATGATCAACGGTTACTGGAAGGACCTGGTCTTTGCCATTCAGGAACAGTCGCCGGGAGGATGGTGGCGCGTGATCGATACGGCGCGCCCCTCTCCCGACGATATTCGCGAACCGGGGCGGGAAGTTCAGGTGTGTCAACCGTACTACGTCGTCGGTGCGCGATCAGTTGTCGTGTTGCGCTCGCGCACGACGCAGGAAATGTTGCTGTCCCTCAGCGAACCTCGAATGTGA
- a CDS encoding NUDIX domain-containing protein, with product MSEPSTPRPWQRTAEIVAITSPWVRMIAERWIDDHGRELDYWRVERVPSVIVIPIWRGQILLPHPQFRPGAGRMTLDLPGGRVPPGATPLDAVAPIVQRELGIPPAAITTLALLNEQGWLINSSFSNQTLFGIVATIDDATDVQMPQIYRSVPATFQQVADLINELECLQCRAVLQEWTLRQITANAW from the coding sequence ATGTCTGAACCATCAACCCCACGTCCCTGGCAGCGCACTGCCGAGATTGTCGCTATTACATCACCGTGGGTGCGGATGATTGCCGAGCGCTGGATCGACGATCACGGCAGAGAACTGGACTACTGGCGCGTCGAGCGCGTGCCATCGGTCATCGTCATTCCGATCTGGCGGGGACAGATTTTGCTGCCCCATCCACAGTTTCGCCCCGGCGCAGGGCGCATGACTCTCGACCTGCCGGGCGGGCGCGTTCCGCCTGGTGCAACGCCCCTCGACGCCGTAGCGCCAATCGTGCAGCGTGAACTCGGCATCCCGCCGGCGGCGATAACAACACTCGCATTGCTCAATGAACAGGGATGGCTCATCAACAGTTCCTTCTCGAACCAGACACTCTTCGGCATTGTCGCAACAATCGATGATGCAACCGACGTTCAGATGCCGCAGATCTATCGTTCGGTCCCTGCCACGTTTCAGCAGGTTGCAGACCTGATCAACGAACTGGAGTGTCTGCAATGCCGCGCCGTGCTGCAAGAATGGACCCTGCGGCAGATCACGGCGAATGCATGGTGA